The proteins below come from a single Chryseobacterium sp. MA9 genomic window:
- a CDS encoding glycine betaine ABC transporter substrate-binding protein, giving the protein MKQLKYLFFPVLMFIFAALNSCENIKNSKYITIGMVDGWAEDVAMTHVAKAILDQQGYHVIIQKASTDMILASMNNEDTDLFMGVWLPYTHAKKLAKFPELTHLGTNYDNGRIGLVVPEYVPIKSIEELNQYKDQFNHRIIGIEKGAGLTTGTDKAIIDYKLDYQQINSSTIAMITELQNAIQRKEWIVVTGWQPHWMFGKMKLKFLDDPKKIFGEAEQIKTYARKSFGKDHPELARFFSKVHFDDENMSNLLMKMEQSKNKETTAKEWVEDHSELVQSWLDKN; this is encoded by the coding sequence ATGAAACAATTAAAATATCTGTTTTTCCCCGTTTTAATGTTCATATTTGCGGCATTAAATTCGTGTGAAAATATAAAAAACTCAAAATACATTACCATAGGAATGGTAGATGGCTGGGCGGAAGATGTTGCAATGACACATGTTGCTAAAGCCATTCTGGACCAGCAAGGGTATCATGTTATTATTCAAAAAGCCTCTACGGATATGATTCTGGCTTCGATGAATAATGAAGATACAGACCTTTTCATGGGAGTATGGCTTCCTTACACCCACGCTAAAAAATTAGCTAAATTTCCGGAATTGACTCATCTTGGAACCAATTACGATAACGGCCGTATTGGATTAGTTGTGCCAGAATATGTTCCAATTAAATCCATTGAAGAACTCAATCAGTATAAAGATCAATTTAATCATAGGATCATTGGAATTGAAAAAGGAGCCGGATTAACAACCGGAACAGATAAAGCTATTATTGATTATAAGCTGGATTATCAACAGATCAACTCTTCTACCATTGCCATGATCACCGAGCTGCAGAATGCCATACAGCGTAAAGAATGGATCGTGGTAACCGGATGGCAGCCCCACTGGATGTTTGGCAAGATGAAGCTCAAGTTTCTTGATGATCCCAAAAAGATATTTGGTGAAGCAGAGCAGATTAAAACATATGCCAGAAAAAGCTTTGGTAAAGATCATCCGGAGCTGGCCAGGTTCTTTTCCAAAGTCCATTTTGATGATGAAAACATGTCTAATCTTTTAATGAAAATGGAACAGAGTAAAAATAAAGAAACCACTGCCAAAGAATGGGTGGAAGATCACTCTGAGCTGGTACAATCGTGGTTAGATAAAAATTAA
- a CDS encoding proline/glycine betaine ABC transporter permease, which produces MNKTIDIGQYVETAINWLTENGKPVFDVIKHVGNSSIMGIEWVLTNTPFYVIILFFTLLALWKAGKGIAVVTAAGLSLIFLMGLWKETMETLALIFVSTITALILSIPLGILAAKSKIAEKIIRPLLDLMQTMPAFVYLIPAVLFFSIGKVPGAFATIIFAMPPAVRLTTLGIEAVPKDIVEAARAFGATNRQILFKVELPLAMKTILTGINQTILLSLSMVVIAGMIAAGGLGEKVLEGINNLDIGLGFESGLSVVILAIILDRITQGFVKKKQ; this is translated from the coding sequence ATGAATAAAACTATAGATATAGGTCAATATGTAGAAACTGCAATCAATTGGCTCACAGAAAATGGAAAACCTGTATTTGATGTCATAAAACATGTAGGAAATTCCTCTATTATGGGAATTGAATGGGTTCTCACAAACACACCCTTTTATGTTATCATTCTCTTTTTTACGCTGCTGGCATTATGGAAAGCTGGAAAAGGCATTGCTGTAGTCACTGCAGCCGGATTGAGTTTAATATTTCTAATGGGACTATGGAAAGAAACTATGGAAACACTGGCGCTTATATTTGTGTCCACCATTACAGCTCTTATCCTTTCTATCCCTTTGGGAATTTTGGCTGCTAAAAGCAAAATAGCAGAAAAAATTATTCGCCCTTTACTGGATTTGATGCAGACAATGCCCGCATTTGTCTACCTGATTCCTGCTGTATTATTTTTCAGTATTGGTAAAGTACCTGGAGCTTTTGCAACAATCATTTTTGCAATGCCGCCCGCTGTACGATTAACAACATTGGGAATTGAAGCCGTCCCAAAAGACATTGTAGAAGCGGCAAGGGCTTTTGGAGCCACCAACCGTCAGATTTTGTTCAAGGTAGAGCTTCCTTTAGCGATGAAAACTATTTTAACAGGGATCAATCAAACCATACTGTTATCCTTATCCATGGTCGTTATTGCAGGAATGATTGCAGCAGGCGGTTTAGGAGAGAAAGTACTGGAGGGAATTAATAATCTGGATATTGGATTAGGATTTGAAAGTGGTTTATCCGTTGTGATTCTAGCCATTATCCTGGACCGTATTACTCAGGGATTTGTAAAGAAAAAGCAATAA
- a CDS encoding glycine betaine/L-proline ABC transporter ATP-binding protein, which produces MEKNENSRKVKLKVEDLTIIFGKNKEKAQELLDKGFSKKEILEKTGCTIGINKASFEIYEGEFFVIMGLSGSGKSTLLRCLNRLNEPTSGKVYINDDDITSKNNKELLEVRRTEMSMVFQKFGLLPHHTILDNAGFGLEIRGESKASRDEKAQKALDIVGLNGFENQYPSQLSGGMQQRVGLARALANDPEVLLMDEAFSALDPLIKSEMQDQMLELQNTLQKTIVFITHDLDEAIKIGDRIVIMKDGVIEQIGTAEDILTNPASDYVKAFVEKVDRKTIITARSLMFDKATVVRFRKDGPEGALRKMRATGLENLPVVDFQNKFLGFVTLNDVVRIAKKKEPTVESIINSNVPSVYPEVTVEEMLPLISGSKSAIAVIDEDNKFLGLVTQLSLVIEATKFNEEEIIELKEIANNQ; this is translated from the coding sequence ATGGAAAAAAATGAAAACAGTAGAAAAGTAAAACTTAAAGTTGAAGATCTGACTATTATTTTTGGCAAAAACAAAGAAAAAGCACAGGAACTTTTAGACAAAGGCTTTTCCAAAAAAGAAATTCTTGAAAAAACAGGCTGTACCATAGGAATCAACAAAGCAAGTTTTGAAATCTATGAAGGTGAATTCTTTGTCATTATGGGATTGTCAGGAAGTGGAAAATCTACACTGCTGCGCTGCCTTAACAGGCTGAATGAGCCCACTTCAGGAAAAGTATACATCAATGACGATGATATTACCAGCAAAAATAATAAGGAACTTCTGGAAGTAAGAAGAACGGAAATGAGTATGGTATTTCAGAAATTCGGATTACTGCCTCATCATACTATTTTAGATAATGCAGGTTTTGGATTGGAAATCAGAGGTGAAAGCAAAGCTTCTCGTGATGAAAAAGCACAGAAAGCTCTGGATATTGTAGGATTAAATGGTTTCGAGAACCAGTATCCTTCTCAACTTTCAGGAGGAATGCAGCAGAGAGTAGGATTAGCAAGAGCTTTGGCAAACGATCCCGAAGTATTACTTATGGATGAGGCTTTCTCCGCACTGGATCCTTTGATAAAATCTGAAATGCAGGACCAAATGCTTGAACTGCAGAATACACTGCAAAAAACCATTGTCTTCATTACCCACGATTTGGACGAAGCTATTAAAATCGGAGACCGTATCGTCATTATGAAAGATGGAGTCATAGAACAGATAGGAACAGCTGAAGATATTTTAACCAATCCTGCAAGCGACTACGTGAAAGCTTTCGTAGAGAAAGTAGACCGTAAAACCATTATCACCGCAAGATCTCTCATGTTCGACAAAGCTACGGTAGTACGTTTCAGAAAAGACGGTCCTGAAGGAGCTTTAAGAAAAATGAGAGCTACAGGTCTGGAAAACTTACCTGTGGTAGATTTTCAGAATAAATTTCTGGGTTTTGTAACCCTGAATGATGTTGTCCGTATTGCCAAAAAGAAAGAACCTACAGTGGAATCAATTATCAACAGTAACGTCCCTTCAGTTTACCCGGAAGTTACTGTAGAAGAAATGTTACCATTAATTTCCGGAAGTAAATCAGCCATTGCTGTGATTGATGAAGACAATAAATTTTTAGGTCTTGTTACCCAGTTATCTCTTGTCATAGAAGCTACTAAGTTTAACGAAGAAGAGATTATTGAATTAAAAGAAATCGCAAACAACCAATAA
- a CDS encoding DUF1304 domain-containing protein, which produces MEIVAKILIAVVALEHLYILWMEMFAWETKGKEVFKAALPAEMFKPTKGLAANQGLYNGFLAAGLIWSFLIKEPQWQTNVALFFLGCVAVAGIYGAISATKKIFFVQALPAILAIIAVLLK; this is translated from the coding sequence ATGGAAATCGTTGCTAAAATTCTGATTGCGGTCGTTGCGCTGGAACACCTTTATATTCTTTGGATGGAAATGTTTGCATGGGAAACCAAAGGAAAGGAAGTTTTTAAAGCGGCTTTGCCTGCAGAAATGTTTAAACCAACCAAAGGACTCGCTGCCAATCAGGGACTTTATAATGGATTTCTGGCTGCCGGGCTGATATGGTCGTTTTTGATTAAAGAACCGCAATGGCAGACCAATGTGGCGCTATTCTTTTTAGGATGTGTAGCTGTGGCTGGAATTTATGGAGCAATTTCTGCCACAAAAAAAATATTCTTCGTACAGGCACTGCCCGCAATATTGGCAATTATTGCCGTTTTACTGAAGTAA
- a CDS encoding Crp/Fnr family transcriptional regulator: protein MDTFKAHLDKFITINDEEFASIISFFQILKVKKKENLMFEGDICKFKYFVLEGCLRKFFVNEKGVEQTTEFAIENWWMSDTFAFEKQMKSSFNIQAVENSSILAIDFQSQEILLKKHPVMERYFRMVYQTAYAAAEKRIRYIYEMTKEEYYVHFSTLYPWFIQRIPQYLIASFLGFTPEYLSEIRAKLRS from the coding sequence ATGGACACTTTTAAGGCGCATTTAGATAAATTCATTACGATCAACGATGAGGAATTTGCTTCTATCATTTCTTTTTTTCAGATTTTAAAAGTAAAAAAGAAAGAAAATCTGATGTTTGAAGGGGATATCTGTAAATTTAAATATTTCGTATTGGAAGGATGCCTGAGAAAGTTTTTTGTCAACGAAAAAGGGGTAGAACAGACCACAGAATTTGCTATAGAAAACTGGTGGATGTCTGATACTTTTGCTTTTGAAAAACAGATGAAATCGAGCTTTAACATCCAGGCTGTAGAAAATTCCAGCATTTTAGCCATTGATTTTCAGTCTCAAGAAATCTTACTGAAAAAACACCCGGTTATGGAACGTTACTTCAGAATGGTGTATCAAACAGCTTATGCTGCTGCCGAAAAAAGAATCCGTTATATTTATGAGATGACGAAAGAAGAATATTATGTGCATTTCAGTACGTTGTATCCTTGGTTTATACAGAGAATTCCACAATATTTAATTGCTTCCTTTTTAGGTTTTACCCCAGAATATTTAAGTGAAATCAGGGCGAAGCTACGATCTTAA
- a CDS encoding DoxX family protein — MLLKANAMTDAKNKFPQLFLRLALAVTMLSAVADRFGLWSKENSSWGNMESFKEYTRQLTFFLPEALSTVSAYAATFLEILFPLMLIFGFKTKIAAYGSSILLLIFAISMTIASGPKAPLNYSVWVGSAAALLLAVQQHYSLSIDQLTKK; from the coding sequence ATGTTATTAAAAGCCAATGCAATGACAGATGCCAAAAATAAATTTCCACAGCTATTTTTAAGACTTGCTCTTGCGGTTACCATGCTTTCTGCAGTAGCAGACCGGTTCGGATTATGGAGCAAAGAAAATTCGTCATGGGGAAACATGGAGAGTTTTAAAGAATATACAAGACAGCTTACATTTTTCCTTCCGGAAGCTTTAAGCACGGTCTCAGCGTATGCCGCTACTTTTTTAGAAATTCTTTTTCCTTTGATGTTGATTTTTGGATTTAAAACAAAAATTGCAGCATATGGAAGCAGTATCCTGCTGTTGATTTTTGCCATATCCATGACCATTGCATCAGGACCCAAAGCCCCACTGAACTATTCTGTATGGGTGGGAAGTGCTGCAGCGCTTTTACTGGCGGTACAACAACATTATTCTTTAAGTATAGATCAATTAACCAAAAAATAA
- a CDS encoding carboxymuconolactone decarboxylase family protein translates to MSARLNIATVDSAAYKAMLGLEGYLQTISLTHIQKELIKIRASQINKCAFCLDMHTKDAIKYGETPQRIFILNGWTEAKEFFTEEEQVLLAMTEEITLISDKGLTEETYQKAKSFFDDNQIAQIIMAIITINAWNRIAVSTHLPIAK, encoded by the coding sequence ATGAGCGCAAGATTGAATATTGCAACAGTAGATTCAGCAGCATACAAAGCAATGCTTGGATTGGAAGGGTATTTACAAACTATTTCTTTGACACACATTCAGAAAGAGCTGATTAAAATCAGAGCTTCACAAATCAATAAATGTGCTTTCTGCCTTGATATGCATACCAAAGATGCTATCAAATATGGTGAAACACCTCAGAGAATTTTCATTCTGAACGGATGGACGGAAGCAAAAGAATTTTTCACTGAAGAAGAGCAGGTACTATTAGCGATGACAGAAGAAATTACATTGATAAGCGACAAAGGATTAACCGAAGAAACTTATCAGAAAGCGAAGTCTTTCTTTGATGATAATCAGATCGCTCAGATCATCATGGCTATCATTACCATCAATGCATGGAACAGAATTGCAGTAAGTACCCACCTTCCGATTGCAAAGTAA
- a CDS encoding cyclase family protein encodes MKNNLIKMFGLATLLTINSKSLKAQTLVNPEDKSWFPSAYGAQDEIGAANLLTPEVVKQALRLVKQGKTLALAVPIDKNLPAFRHRSFNLYNIQPGEQGGKSIGPNKFTFNDELVNGWTGVGTQLNGIGHIGIDNTYYNGNKAADFVTVEGVNKLGVEKIPPFVTRGVVLDMTAHYGKSIVPGGTEFTVEDIKSVLKKQGLTLRKGDIVLFNTGWLELIGKNNQQFLETEPGIGMDAAKWLADQGIVAFGGDTWASEVYPNPKSKEEFPINQFMLAKKGIYNLELIDSRPLVKQKAWEFLFVLGQPLYVGSTQVNVNPVAIY; translated from the coding sequence ATGAAAAATAATCTGATCAAAATGTTCGGGTTAGCAACTCTGCTGACTATAAACAGCAAGAGTTTAAAGGCTCAGACACTTGTCAATCCGGAAGATAAATCATGGTTTCCTTCTGCTTATGGAGCACAGGACGAAATCGGAGCCGCTAATTTATTGACTCCTGAAGTTGTAAAGCAGGCTCTGAGACTTGTGAAACAGGGTAAAACCTTAGCTCTTGCCGTTCCTATTGATAAAAATCTCCCGGCTTTCAGACACAGAAGCTTCAATTTATACAATATTCAGCCCGGAGAACAGGGTGGAAAAAGCATCGGTCCCAATAAATTTACATTTAATGATGAACTTGTAAATGGATGGACAGGAGTGGGAACACAGCTGAACGGTATTGGACATATCGGAATTGACAACACTTACTACAACGGAAACAAAGCGGCAGATTTTGTAACCGTAGAAGGCGTGAATAAATTAGGAGTTGAAAAAATACCTCCTTTCGTTACCCGTGGTGTAGTCCTTGATATGACAGCTCATTATGGTAAATCAATAGTACCCGGAGGAACAGAATTTACTGTAGAAGACATCAAATCTGTTTTAAAGAAACAGGGACTTACCCTGAGAAAAGGTGATATTGTTCTTTTCAATACCGGATGGCTAGAATTGATCGGTAAAAACAACCAGCAATTCTTAGAAACAGAACCTGGAATCGGAATGGATGCCGCAAAATGGCTTGCCGATCAGGGAATCGTAGCTTTTGGAGGTGATACCTGGGCTTCTGAAGTCTATCCTAATCCGAAAAGTAAAGAAGAATTTCCCATCAACCAGTTTATGCTGGCCAAAAAAGGAATTTATAATCTGGAACTGATTGACAGCCGTCCATTGGTGAAGCAAAAAGCCTGGGAATTTTTATTCGTGCTGGGGCAGCCTCTGTATGTAGGTTCTACTCAGGTGAATGTGAATCCTGTGGCTATTTATTAA
- a CDS encoding aldo/keto reductase codes for MEYRKLGNTDLELSTITHGAFAIGGNMWGGNEKQDSINSIHASLDHGVTSIDTAPFYGFGLSEEMIGEAIKGKDRSKIQLLTKFGLVWDRSNNGKGEFFFDAEDEGKTIPIYKLASKENIIKEVEESLQRLGTDYIDLLQLHWPDSTTPICETMEAMELLIQQGKIRAAGVSNYSVAQMEEANRTLKLASNQVSYSMLNRAIENDLVPYSLENNSGIIVYSPMERGLLTGKYFKETQLKDNDHRNGYFSQFDLNKVKTFLEKIEPIAQEKGASLSQLVLRWTTLQPAITVVLAGARNAQQAIENAKAMSIDLSQEELNFINSALSEI; via the coding sequence ATGGAATATAGAAAATTAGGAAACACCGATTTAGAATTATCAACCATCACCCACGGAGCTTTTGCTATCGGTGGAAACATGTGGGGCGGTAATGAAAAACAGGATTCCATCAATTCTATTCATGCATCATTAGATCACGGAGTAACTTCTATCGATACAGCACCATTCTATGGTTTCGGACTGAGTGAAGAAATGATCGGTGAAGCCATCAAAGGAAAAGATCGCTCAAAAATCCAGCTTTTAACAAAATTCGGACTGGTATGGGACAGAAGCAACAACGGAAAAGGCGAATTTTTCTTTGACGCTGAAGACGAAGGAAAAACAATTCCCATATATAAATTAGCTTCCAAAGAAAACATCATCAAAGAAGTTGAAGAGAGCTTACAAAGATTAGGAACAGATTATATCGACCTTTTACAACTTCACTGGCCGGACAGTACTACTCCTATCTGTGAAACTATGGAAGCCATGGAACTATTAATCCAGCAGGGAAAAATCCGTGCTGCAGGGGTAAGCAACTATAGTGTAGCTCAAATGGAAGAAGCAAACAGAACTTTAAAGCTTGCCAGTAACCAGGTTTCTTACAGTATGCTGAACCGTGCTATTGAAAACGATCTTGTTCCTTATTCTTTGGAAAACAATTCAGGAATTATCGTATATAGTCCAATGGAAAGAGGTCTTTTAACCGGTAAATATTTTAAAGAAACCCAATTAAAAGATAATGACCACAGAAATGGATATTTCTCTCAGTTTGATCTGAATAAAGTAAAAACTTTTTTAGAAAAAATTGAACCTATCGCTCAGGAAAAAGGGGCAAGCCTTTCTCAGCTGGTATTAAGATGGACTACTCTACAGCCGGCAATTACAGTAGTATTGGCAGGAGCAAGAAATGCTCAGCAAGCCATAGAAAACGCAAAAGCAATGTCTATTGACCTTTCTCAGGAAGAATTAAACTTCATCAATTCAGCATTGAGCGAAATTTGA
- a CDS encoding type 1 glutamine amidotransferase domain-containing protein: MKKLAFLMLAIFMIGFAQAQTKKSKNMKKKILFVVTSHDKKGSTGEDTGYYLGEVSHPWEVLHKAGYEIDFVSPKGGTPPVDGFDLKDPVNKEFWENQEYKNKIDHSMIPSQVNPKEYSTIFYAGGHGAMWDFADNKELADIASKIYENGGIVAAVCHGPAGLVNIKLNNGKYLVDGKKINAFTNEEESEVKLTNVVPFLLEDKLKERGAKFEKSGLWQNHVVTDQRVITGQNPQSAKSVGEAIVKELNK; encoded by the coding sequence ATGAAAAAATTAGCGTTTTTAATGCTGGCGATCTTCATGATAGGATTCGCTCAGGCACAAACCAAAAAATCAAAAAATATGAAAAAGAAAATATTATTCGTCGTAACCAGCCATGATAAAAAAGGCAGTACAGGTGAAGATACTGGATATTATTTGGGAGAAGTTTCCCATCCATGGGAAGTTCTTCACAAAGCAGGATATGAAATTGACTTTGTAAGTCCGAAAGGCGGAACTCCTCCGGTAGACGGCTTCGATTTGAAAGATCCTGTAAACAAAGAATTCTGGGAAAACCAGGAATATAAAAACAAGATTGATCATTCTATGATCCCATCACAGGTGAACCCGAAAGAGTATTCAACCATCTTTTATGCAGGAGGGCACGGAGCCATGTGGGATTTTGCAGACAATAAGGAACTGGCAGATATTGCTTCTAAAATTTATGAAAACGGAGGTATTGTAGCGGCTGTATGTCATGGTCCTGCAGGTTTAGTGAACATCAAATTGAATAATGGAAAATATCTTGTAGACGGAAAGAAAATCAATGCTTTCACCAATGAAGAGGAATCTGAAGTAAAATTAACCAACGTTGTTCCTTTCTTACTGGAAGATAAACTGAAAGAAAGAGGAGCAAAATTTGAAAAGTCAGGGCTTTGGCAGAATCATGTGGTAACAGATCAGAGAGTGATCACAGGACAGAATCCGCAATCTGCAAAAAGCGTTGGAGAAGCAATAGTAAAAGAATTAAACAAATAA
- a CDS encoding putative quinol monooxygenase: protein MKIHLTAIIKAKEEHQAEVLEVLQNMVKETRKEEACELYNLHQGIEDKNQFVFYEIWKSDEGLAQHNQQPYIQAFGALVDEKLQEKPQIYITNII, encoded by the coding sequence ATGAAAATTCATCTTACAGCAATTATAAAAGCCAAAGAAGAGCATCAGGCAGAAGTATTGGAAGTTCTTCAGAATATGGTAAAAGAAACAAGAAAGGAGGAAGCATGTGAGCTTTACAATCTTCATCAGGGCATTGAAGACAAAAACCAGTTCGTTTTCTACGAAATCTGGAAAAGTGATGAAGGACTGGCTCAGCATAATCAACAACCTTACATCCAGGCTTTCGGAGCTTTGGTGGATGAAAAACTTCAGGAAAAGCCACAGATTTATATCACCAATATTATTTAA
- a CDS encoding NAD-dependent epimerase/dehydratase family protein: MKKILITGITGYIGGTIAKKLLDRNYEVTGLVRNEAHVQELESLGIKTIIGNIYNEDLIKTAVDGVDAVIHNADSADDAYAVDNFIKAMEGSHKTFIFTSGSAIFGGKENGKRNDFVFTEDFPLTPRLEMASRVLINNYVLQSVQKDIRSIVIVPTMVYGEGLGIKKDSIQIPALVNFSQKKEHGIYFGEGENIWSNLHIEDLADLYVLALEKAKGGSIYYAENGSSSLKNIAEVISKKYNLKPAQSLSIQDAVDNFGPAGGYFGFASNSRCNADKAKTELEWKPIYNSIENFI; the protein is encoded by the coding sequence ATGAAAAAAATATTGATAACAGGTATTACCGGCTATATTGGCGGGACTATCGCAAAAAAACTGCTTGACAGAAATTATGAAGTAACCGGCTTAGTTCGTAACGAAGCTCATGTACAGGAACTGGAATCATTGGGAATCAAAACCATTATCGGGAATATTTACAATGAAGATTTAATAAAAACAGCCGTTGATGGTGTTGATGCAGTAATCCATAATGCTGATTCCGCAGATGATGCCTATGCTGTGGATAATTTTATCAAAGCAATGGAAGGAAGCCATAAAACATTCATATTTACTTCAGGGTCTGCTATTTTCGGAGGTAAAGAAAATGGTAAAAGAAATGATTTTGTTTTTACGGAAGATTTTCCTCTAACACCAAGACTGGAAATGGCGTCAAGAGTGCTTATTAACAATTATGTTCTTCAATCTGTTCAAAAAGATATAAGAAGTATCGTTATTGTTCCTACCATGGTTTACGGAGAAGGTCTGGGAATAAAAAAAGACAGCATCCAGATTCCGGCTTTGGTTAATTTTTCCCAGAAAAAAGAACATGGTATTTATTTTGGCGAAGGTGAAAACATCTGGTCCAACTTACATATTGAAGATTTGGCAGACCTGTATGTGCTGGCTCTGGAAAAAGCAAAGGGAGGTTCCATCTATTATGCAGAAAATGGTTCTTCCTCTTTAAAAAACATTGCAGAAGTTATCAGTAAAAAATATAATCTGAAACCAGCACAATCTTTAAGTATACAGGATGCTGTTGACAATTTCGGTCCTGCGGGCGGCTACTTCGGTTTTGCATCCAACAGCAGATGTAATGCGGACAAAGCCAAAACAGAACTGGAATGGAAACCTATCTATAACTCAATTGAAAATTTTATTTAA
- a CDS encoding NAD(P)H-dependent oxidoreductase: protein MKKVLIINGGQNFGHSGGKYNQTIAENTLKTLKEFDNVEVKITNVSENYDKNEEVQKFVWADYIIYHTPIWWFQLPNGLKKYIDEVFTAGHAKGIYMSDGRSAENPEINYGTGGMLGGRKYMLTTSWNAPATAFTLPGEFFSERSVDDGPLFGFHRMNAFVSLEKMESFHFHDVEKNANIERDMKLYREHVRNVFEKELKPELVS from the coding sequence ATGAAAAAAGTACTAATCATCAACGGAGGACAGAATTTCGGACATTCCGGAGGAAAATATAATCAGACTATTGCAGAAAATACATTAAAAACTCTTAAAGAATTTGATAACGTAGAAGTAAAGATAACCAATGTAAGTGAAAACTACGACAAAAATGAAGAAGTGCAGAAGTTTGTATGGGCAGATTACATCATTTACCACACTCCTATCTGGTGGTTCCAGCTTCCAAACGGATTAAAAAAATATATTGATGAAGTTTTCACAGCAGGTCATGCAAAAGGAATTTATATGAGTGATGGAAGAAGTGCTGAGAATCCTGAAATAAACTATGGTACAGGAGGAATGCTTGGTGGAAGAAAATATATGCTGACTACCAGCTGGAATGCTCCTGCAACAGCCTTCACGCTTCCCGGAGAATTCTTCAGTGAAAGAAGTGTAGATGATGGACCGTTATTTGGTTTCCATAGAATGAATGCCTTTGTCTCATTAGAGAAAATGGAAAGTTTCCACTTTCATGATGTGGAGAAAAATGCCAATATAGAACGTGATATGAAGCTTTACAGAGAACATGTAAGAAACGTATTTGAAAAAGAATTAAAACCAGAATTAGTATCATGA
- a CDS encoding metallophosphoesterase — translation MIQVAVFSDVHGNLPALEVVLKDIEKRGIRQKFCLGDLVDFAPWGNEVIEQIRNLNIPCLMGNHDERIAFDISVVPLSKHSEEETNARFIAIDHSKKYITEDNKKFLSELPFHLKLNYKVGEKHWNIQLVHSSLESNDTYLYESENDEVFKMMLESAGADVVVMGHTHLSFKKQFRNNTWAVNCGSVGRSKEENRLASYVIFTLDEEKITPEIVQLPYPIDETIRQIRESGIPDYYASFLKNENVLIL, via the coding sequence ATGATACAGGTAGCTGTTTTTAGTGATGTGCATGGGAATCTTCCTGCATTGGAAGTGGTGTTGAAAGATATAGAGAAGAGAGGAATCAGACAGAAGTTCTGTTTAGGAGATCTGGTGGATTTTGCACCCTGGGGAAATGAAGTGATAGAACAAATAAGAAACCTGAACATTCCCTGTCTGATGGGAAATCATGATGAAAGAATCGCTTTTGATATTTCAGTAGTTCCTTTGTCCAAACATTCGGAAGAAGAGACGAATGCCAGATTTATAGCGATCGATCATTCTAAAAAATATATTACAGAAGATAATAAAAAATTTTTATCAGAGCTGCCTTTTCATTTAAAATTAAACTATAAAGTAGGGGAGAAACACTGGAATATTCAATTGGTTCATTCCAGTCTTGAAAGCAATGATACCTATTTGTATGAATCAGAAAATGATGAGGTTTTTAAGATGATGCTGGAAAGTGCTGGTGCTGATGTGGTCGTGATGGGGCATACCCATTTATCATTCAAAAAACAGTTTAGGAATAATACATGGGCAGTCAATTGTGGCTCCGTGGGCCGTTCTAAAGAAGAGAACAGACTGGCTTCTTATGTCATATTCACTTTGGATGAAGAAAAAATAACACCTGAAATTGTACAATTACCGTATCCGATTGATGAAACGATCCGTCAGATACGTGAAAGTGGGATTCCGGATTATTATGCATCATTTCTAAAGAATGAAAATGTATTAATATTATAA